The following are encoded together in the Pelodiscus sinensis isolate JC-2024 chromosome 22, ASM4963464v1, whole genome shotgun sequence genome:
- the PPP1R26 gene encoding LOW QUALITY PROTEIN: protein phosphatase 1 regulatory subunit 26 (The sequence of the model RefSeq protein was modified relative to this genomic sequence to represent the inferred CDS: inserted 1 base in 1 codon), whose amino-acid sequence MFLMNASPLIALQTKWESFGQSKSCRYPVCFSESEEDVTRASVSAKVQMIINNLQSQESSLGMNNDYDCITHKKQKGGKRGNRLTPSTRVLQHHTKYAKRGCPADSDGTEVEDSSEFGTLLLDSDSDDSVDRDIEEAIQEYLKKKSKSIQPLPSNAECSDRTEGDKRVKRELSQNKVTSNLLPMTCTTKMVTEGFISDHLGICEKLRSASPLSISSDDSFEQSIHAEIVQFLNEKKQQETRKCVIVEDKKLERRETQMTSMFKCNKESTNKANRSSLKQGCKALLLRHRPKLRKTNVQSKCLKSKISEEPSDFRKANQAHFKMTATSQPWVIEQNKEGETKRNFCKTGGEQIIESTHLSDSSSDDGIEEAIQLYQLEKIKKEANSTADSQKRIADISASLTISSTKSASAEDPKKTLSSKRRELSTKSTQLKGTGNEDNKLFKPLKKARNCTSPVNKIAKCELTLQASCRADTAAELMCAEAILDISKTIMPPQMGSEDRSLAANPFFYPQSMPSAHCESDSSPVDSDDSIEQEIRAFLALKAQSDSLITKPDNLSHSAQGPLPSEPNRVIGGLEPSLPKTLNLSLSRKRRLKVESKVVKQNIDNKTEGMEMVCTPAGYGNSPTIPILQGGGSLNSHRKACEADDKGTSQQLTSTELTGLVDKHMVALGITDNLMQVHDNTRELIKNTVQAQEGDGTDDKSSSLDSDEDLDSAIKDLLRSKRKLKKKSKDQKFQCKKKVRFGETETQLLDELSGLQPEDWKCKSPILLKSCLSKSRKDIKENAVRSPQNNINCKLSKGRPESINDLQFALQFKNECKPKPVSNQNNLEAAKNKRCSLTATSATDDSSSVDSDDSIEQEIRKFLAEKAKDSARNMEIQRDNLTADPLRVAKPRANKGKTKHQLTENETDVLSDQSKKTKKVSQQTEELKSSRRTVRQSAIIHDGGKSASYTENVYLHTTVELKAEQGTAWAKGVAAGGISIKGNSLGKKSAIDPKQKSPPSAHSKGDGCKLQNYYKAKSNSKRNSTFQLKISSKFIAGLKYARDRKKSVLLNKRQNTELSFPHSSTLKTAVALPNVCALERRSGDLMQNGNIGGEGKTEIKEANFTPSLVVAETGLHIAETCEKLETAPLHVKTEDDNCRKENTLGDKQMYCSSDSNPDPPLQQPIMAEVKGDKISIDTLVLESQNMCIKEEEGESPQDSNRKEEINVASSNMEGKMLAQQSRKVDCKEDHVQEALDRSSAEFSDVAVEECTSSLVKGKVSDFSLRTSIDPGLTIQPYITLSPTQLCEKLSLKIQNERREFQKVYCMFEGKXKKPDLLLRVEKQ is encoded by the exons ATGTTTCTTATGAATGCCTCTCCTTTGATAGCTCTGCAGACAAAATGGGAGTCCTTTGGACAATCAAAGAGTTGTAGATACCCTGTTTGCTTCTCTGAATCTGAAGAGGATGTTACTAGAGCATCTGTAAGTGCTAAAGTTCAGATGATCATAAACAACCTACAAAGTCAAGAGTCTTCTCTGGGTATGAACAATGATTATGATTGTAttacacataaaaaacaaaagggaggaaaaaggggtaACAGACTTACACCTAGCACCAGGGTGCTGCAACATCACACTAAATATGCCAAGCGTGGTTGCCCTGCTGATTCTGATGGCACAGAAGTGGAAGACAGTTCAGAGTTTGGGACCCTCCTGTTGGATTCAGATAGTGATGATTCTGTTGACCGAGACATAGAGGAAGCCATTCAAGAgtacttgaaaaagaaaagcaagagtaTTCAGCCGTTGCCAAGCAATGCAGAGTGTTCAGATAGAACAGAAGGAGACAAGAGGGTCAAAAGGGAACTCTCACAGAACAAGGTGACTAGTAATCTACTTCCTATGACATGTACAACCAAAATGGTGACTGAAGGCTTCATTTCTGACCATTTGGGAATTTGTGAAAAGCTCCGGTCTGCTTCACCTCTGAGCATCAGTAGTGATGACTCTTTTGAACAGAGTATACATGCTGAAATTGTACAGTTCTTGAATGAAAAGAAACAGCAAGAAACTAGGAAGTGTGTAATTGTGGAGGATAAAAAACTAGAACGGAGAGAGACTCAAATGACATCTATGTTTAAATGTAACAAAGAATCGACTAACAAAGCAAACCGCAGTAGTTTAAAGCAAGGATGCAAAGCACTCCTTTTAAGGCACCGGCCCAAACTAAGGAAGACAAATGTACAATCTAAGTGTTTGAAATCTAAAATCAGTGAAGAGCCTAGTGATTTTAGGAAAGCAAAccaagcacattttaaaatgactgCTACTAGCCAACCCTGGGTTATAGAGCAAAATAAAGAAGGTGAAACCAAGAGAAATTTCTGCAAAACCGGAGGGGAACAAATTATTGAAAGCACACATTTATCTGATTCAAGTAGTGATGATGGTATTGAAGAGGCCATTCAGCTTTATCAGCTGGAAAAAATCAAGAAAGAGGCAAATTCTACAGCAGACTCGCAAAAACGTATAGCAGATATTTCTGCTAGCCTAACAATTAGCTCAACAAAGAGCGCATCAGCAGAAGACCCTAAAAAAACCTTAAGCAGCAAAAGGAGAGAGCTTAGTACAAAGTCTACACAATTAAAAGGCACTGGCAATGAAGATAACAAACTGTTTAAGCCATTGAAAAAAGCCAGAAATTGTACGTCTCCAGTTAACAAAATTGCCAAATGCGAGCtcacgctgcaggcttcttgcaggGCAGACACGGCCGCAGAACTCATGTGTGCAGAAGCAATCCTTGACATTTCGAAAACAATAATGCCACCCCAAATGGGAAGTGAGGACAGATCACTTGCAGCCAACCCTTTCTTCTATCCCCAAAGCATGCCTTCCGCCCACTGTGAAAGTGACAGCAGCCCTGTGGACAGCGATGATAGCATAGAGcaagaaatcagggcttttttggcTCTCAAGGCACAGTCAGATAGTCTTATAACAAAACCTGATAACCTGTCTCACTCTGCCCAAGGGCCTTTGCCTTCTGAACCTAACCGTGTAATTGGTGGTCTTGAACCTTCTCTCCCCAAAACATTGAATCTATCGTTGAGTCGTAAAAGGAGACTTAAAGTGGAAAGCAAAGTGGTGAAGCAGAACATTGACAATAAAACAGAAGGGATGGAGATGGTGTGTACTCCAGCGGGTTATGGTAATAGCCCCACAATCCCAATTTTGCAAGGTGGGGGTAGCTTGAATAGCCATAGAAAAGCTTGTGAAGCTGATGACAAAGGAACAAGTCAGCAGCTGACCTCTACAGAATTAACTGGGCTTGTGGACAAGCATATGGTGGCTTTAGGCATCACAGATAATTTAATGCAGGTTCATGATAACACAAGAGAACTGATAAAAAATACAGTCCAAGCTCAAGAGGGAGATGGTACAGATGACAAGAGCAGTTCTCTGGACAGCGATGAAGATCTTGATAGTGCTATCAAAGACCTCTTACGGTCTAAGAGGAAACTAAAGAAAAAGTCCAAAGACCAAAAATTCCAATGCAAGAAGAAAGTCAGATTTGGTGAGACAGAAACCCAGCTGTTGGATGAACTTAGTGGCCTCCAGCCAGAGGACTGGAAATGCAAAAGTCCTATTCTGCTGAAAAGCTGCCTCTCAAAATCACGTAAAGATATTAAGGAAAATGCAGTTAGAAGCCCCCAAAACAACATAAATTGCAAGCTGTCTAAGGGAAGACCAGAAAGTATAAATGACTTACAGTTTGCATTGCAGTTTAAAAACGAATGTAAACCTAAACCAGTTTCCAACCAGAATAACCTGGAGGCAGCTAAAAATAAAAGATGTTCTTTGACAGCTACTTCAGCAACAGATGACAGCAGCTCTGTAGATAGCGATGACAGCATTGAACAAGAAATTAGGAAATTTTTGGCAGAAAAGGCTAAGGACTCTGCAAGAAATATGGAAATACAAAGGGATAACTTAACTGCTGACCCACTGAGAGTTGCCAAACCACGTGCAAATAAAGGAAAAACCAAGCATCAGCTAACAGAAAATGAGACTGACGTGTTATCAGATCAGAGTAAAAAGACTAAAAAGGTGTCTCAGCAAACAGAGGAGTTGAAAAGCTCTCGGAGAACTGTCAGACAAAGTGCAATAATTCACGATGGTGGGAAAAGCGCATCCTACACAGAGAATGTGTACCTCCATACTACAGTGGAGTTGAAGGCTGAGCAAGGAACAGCATGGGCTAAAGGTGTAGCTGCTGGTGGTATATCTATAAAAGGAAATTCATTAGGTAAAAAGAGTGCTATAGATCCTAAGCAGAAAAGTCCTCCATCTGCACACAGCAAAGGAGATGGTTGTAAATTGCAAAATTACTATAAAGCTAAATCTAATTCCAAAAGAAATAGCACCTTTCAGTTAAAAATTTCCAGTAAATTTATAGCTGGTCTAAAATATGCTCGCGATAGGAAGAAATCTGTGCTTTTAAACAAAAGGCAAAATACAGAACTTTCATTTCCCCATAGCAGCACATTAAAGACTGCAGTAGCTCTCCCGAATGTTTGTGCACTTGAGAGGAGAAGTGGAGACCTGATGCAAAATGGGAACATTGGTGGAgagggaaagacagaaataaaagaAGCAAATTTTACTCCGAGCCTCGTAGTAGCAGAGACAGGTCTCCATATAGCAGAAACATGTGAAAAACTGGAGACTGCTCCTTTGCATGTTAAAACTGAAGATGATAATTGCAGAAAGGAAAACACTTTGGGAGACAAGCAGATGTATTGCAGCTCAGATTCAAATCCAGATCCCCCATTACAGCAACCTATCATGGCAGAAGTAAAAGGGGACAAAATTAGCATAGATACATTAGTTTTGGAGAGCCAAAACATGTGCAttaaggaggaggaaggagagagcccTCAGGACAGCAACAGGAAGGAAGAAATTAATGTAGCCAGTTCTAATATGGAAGGGAAAATGTTAGCCCAGCAAAGTAGGAAAGTTGATTGTAAAGAGGACCATGTTCAGGAAGCTTTAGACAGAAGTTCTGCAGAATTTAGTGACGTAGCTGTAGAGGAATGCACAAGTTCCCTGGTGAAAGGCAAGGTGTCAGATTT TTCTTTAAGAACGTCTATTGATCCTGGATTGACAATACAACCTTATATAACTTTATCTCCAACACAGCTATGTGAAAAGCTTTCTTTAAAAATCCAGAATGAAAGGAGAGAATTCCAG